Below is a genomic region from Campylobacter geochelonis.
CGGTTTTTTATCCCAAGCGCTCTCATCGCATTTATAACAACTATAGCAAAAACAATGCTCGCAAGCGCGTCCATCGTCTGATAGCCATCTAAAAACCCGCTAGCTATAGGGTGCTGGGCGTATTTTCCACTAGCTGCTCCAAACTCACCCATAGGCGACATTACTCCTACGATAAACAAAACAGCAATCAAAACAAGCATAATCGGTGTTAAAAATTTACCCAACGTTTCGACCATCTTGCTTGGATTTATACAGATAATATAGTTTAAAAGAAAATAAACACAAGTATAAATCAAAAGTGCGTAAGTATGGGAATCAGATGAAATCATCGGCGCAACGCTAACTTCAAATGGCATATTTGCAGCCCTTGGTATCGCAAATGCAGGTCCGATTGTGATGTAGATTAAAAGTGTAAAAACCACAGCAAATACTGGATCAACTCTTCTAACTAGTATATCCATGCTCTGCACTTTTGCGATCGCCGCAACTCCAAGCACAGGCAATGCAACTGCTGTAAGACAAAAAAACATAATCGCTTCGTAAACATTTTCCCCAGCTTCTCTTCCAACCATCGGCGGAAATATAAAGTTTCCTGCGCCAAAAAACATCGAAAAAAGCATAAGCGAGATGATTAAAAACTGACTTTTAGTGATATGACCTTTCATTTTAACTCCAAATTTATAAAAACTTAATTTTATATATGTTTTGGTTAAATTTAGTTTAAAATTTGCTTAAATTCATAAATTTATCTACATATAATTTAGTTTTTAAACAAATTTAGTCTAAATTTAGCTCACACAGTTCTTAAATTTAAAGCTAAATTTGGGTAAAATGCAACTTAAATCATAAATTTAAGGTCAAAAATGATAAATTTAAAACTAATTGAAACAAATTTTGATGAGTTTAACCGCAAACTTATAGCCAAAAAAACAAACCCGCAAGTTTTAGAAAACCTGCTAAAAACATACAACGAGTTAAAATCCCAAAAACAAGCCCTTGAAGAGCTTCAAAGCGTGCAAAATGCAAAAAGCAAAGAAGTTGGCATAAAAGCGCGAAATGGCGAGGATATCACATCTTTAAAAGCAAGTCTTGAAGAGAACAAAACGCGTATCCAAACAAGCGAAGCAGTCGTTAAAGAGCTTGAAAAAAACCTCGATGAAATCGCCTCTTGCGTGCCAAATATCATCGATGATGATGTGCCATTTGGAGCTGATGAGAACGAAAATATCGAGCTTTGCAAAGTTCTTGAGCCACCTGTTTTTGACTTTAGTCCCAAAAACCACTATGAGCTTACAAACTGGCTTGATTTTGAAAGAGGAGCTAAGCTAAGCGGGAGTCGTTTTACTGTGATTCGTGGGCTTGGCGCAAAGCTTAATAAAGCGCTTGTTAATTATATGATTGACTTTAACCAAAGCCGTGGATTTGAGCTTGTAAATGTGCCATTTTTGGTGCGACCTGAGATTCTTTATGGCACTGGACAGCTGCCTAAATTTGCCGATGATTTATATAAAATCGATGATGATGAGCTTGATTTATACCTTATCCCAACAAGCGAAGTTCCAGTAACAAACCTTTTTAACGATGAGATTTTAAACCTTGATGAGCTTCCATTAAAATTTACTTGTTATAGCCACTGCTTCCGCAAAGAAGCGGGCTCTGCAGGACGCGATACTCGCGGTATGATACGCCAACATCAGTTTGAAAAAGTTGAGTTAGTTTCTATCACAAAAGCTAATGAGAGCGATGAAGTCTTTAAACAGATGGTATCTTGTGCTAGTGATTT
It encodes:
- the serS gene encoding serine--tRNA ligase; this translates as MINLKLIETNFDEFNRKLIAKKTNPQVLENLLKTYNELKSQKQALEELQSVQNAKSKEVGIKARNGEDITSLKASLEENKTRIQTSEAVVKELEKNLDEIASCVPNIIDDDVPFGADENENIELCKVLEPPVFDFSPKNHYELTNWLDFERGAKLSGSRFTVIRGLGAKLNKALVNYMIDFNQSRGFELVNVPFLVRPEILYGTGQLPKFADDLYKIDDDELDLYLIPTSEVPVTNLFNDEILNLDELPLKFTCYSHCFRKEAGSAGRDTRGMIRQHQFEKVELVSITKANESDEVFKQMVSCASDLLTSLGLAHRHMLLCSGDLGFSAAKTIDLEVWLPGQGKYREISSISNCRDFQARRAKIRYKDGKKNTLAHTLNGSSLAVGRTLIAIMETYQKADGSIEIPKVLEKYM
- the brnQ gene encoding branched-chain amino acid transport system II carrier protein translates to MKGHITKSQFLIISLMLFSMFFGAGNFIFPPMVGREAGENVYEAIMFFCLTAVALPVLGVAAIAKVQSMDILVRRVDPVFAVVFTLLIYITIGPAFAIPRAANMPFEVSVAPMISSDSHTYALLIYTCVYFLLNYIICINPSKMVETLGKFLTPIMLVLIAVLFIVGVMSPMGEFGAASGKYAQHPIASGFLDGYQTMDALASIVFAIVVINAMRALGIKNRAVLVSATIKAGILAGAILMSVYMMLAYLGASSGTLFTEVSNGANLLSQITYHLFGEFGRVILGAIFLLACLTTTVGLIGSASEYFSSVTKLSYKFWVVAWSVLSFCVANAGLDAILKFSIPVLIGLYPVTIVLIILALIDGVIEGSKLIYRSCIYVAVVVGILSALGYSGISLGVVGEYASKLPFFDTGLGWIVPEIVCFMITYIVHIFRKRDGI